From a region of the Saccharomyces paradoxus chromosome IV, complete sequence genome:
- the TLG1 gene encoding Tlg1p (Essential t-SNARE that mediates fusion of vesicles with the late Golgi~similar to YDR468C), whose protein sequence is MNNSEDPFQQVVKDTKEQLNRIGNYITRHNTAGDDDQEEEIQDILKDVEETIVDLDRSIIVMKRDENEDVSDREAQVKDIKQQFDALKLRFDQRIQESTQTTLPSEETMENSALNSTMAENNDGGMSNPFQEQMLREQDVHLDGIHKTMQNLHIQAQTMGDELENQGQLLDNMDEGMDSVVNKLARGRRQLEWVYEKNKEKYDDCCIGLLIVVLIVLLVLAFIA, encoded by the coding sequence ATGAACAACAGTGAAGATCCGTTTCAGCAGGTTGTTAAGGACACCAAAGAGCAATTGAATCGCATAGGCAATTACATAACCCGTCACAACACTGCCGGTGATGATGATCAAGAGGAGGAAATACAAGACATCCTAAAGGACGTTGAGGAAACAATAGTGGATTTGGACAGAAGCATAATCGTAATGAAAAGGGATGAAAACGAAGACGTTAGTGATAGGGAAGCACAAGTCAAAGATATAAAGCAACAGTTTGATGCTTTGAAGTTGCGTTTTGACCAAAGAATACAAGAATCTACACAAACAACCCTTCCCTCAGAAGAGACGATGGAAAATTCAGCACTCAATAGCACTATGGCTGAGAACAATGATGGCGGTATGTCCAATCCGTTTCAGGAACAAATGCTAAGGGAACAGGATGTTCATTTGGATGGTATTCATAAGACAATGCAAAATCTGCATATTCAAGCTCAAACAATGGGGGACGAGTTGGAAAATCAGGGACAGCTGTTGGATAATATGGATGAGGGTATGGACAGTGTTGTAAATAAATTGGCCAGAGGCCGTAGGCAATTAGAATGGGTTTacgaaaaaaacaaagaaaaatatgacGATTGCTGTATAGGCCTACTTATTGTCGTCTTGATAGTTTTATTAGTTTTGGCATTCATTGCTTGA
- the SDC1 gene encoding Sdc1p (Subunit of the COMPASS (Set1C) complex~similar to YDR469W), which produces MNGNENSPRYNETTVPTVGDSSSDTDIQVGQNRGVDTKNYDKHDNKAFDMSSNHNGNSDNLQIDNASSSATRDLKNVKSVNNQNIKLEESSNTNSVIEDSSEPKISKLENVDLATTVGGSQTRKYLNANVTPHLLAGMRLIAVQQPDDPLRVLGEYLIEQSNILKSGENESNASI; this is translated from the coding sequence ATGAACGGAAACGAGAATAGTCCTCGATATAATGAAACTACGGTTCCTACAGTGGGGGATTCTTCGAGTGATACTGATATTCAAGTAGGACAAAATCGAGGTGTAGACACTAAGAACTACGATAAACATGATAATAAAGCTTTCGATATGAGTAGTAATCACAATGGTAACTCTGATAACTTACAAATCGACAATGCATCATCTTCTGCAACGAGGGATTTGAAAAACGTCAAAAGTGTTAACAAccaaaatataaaactaGAAGAATCTAGTAACACAAATTCAGTCATAGAAGACTCATCTGAACCTAAAATATCtaaattagaaaatgtGGACCTTGCAACCACGGTAGGTGGTTCACAAACTAGAAAATACCTGAATGCAAATGTGACGCCGCATTTATTAGCGGGCATGAGGCTCATAGCCGTACAGCAACCAGATGATCCGTTACGTGTTTTAGGTGAATATCTAATCGAGCAAAGCAACATACTGAAAAGTGGAGAAAACGAGAGTAATGCTAGTATATGA
- the UGO1 gene encoding mitofusin complex protein UGO1 (Outer membrane component of the mitochondrial fusion machinery~similar to YDR470C) → MNNNNVTEATSRAQIRPYYDPDSFNAGYSAVFKPDEGVVDPHGYTIASKLNVINSSPATKRMANALFKSSPMKKLSNSINDGLSLEGSNGEITSLNNFEWAELINLQKWRKIFEQLLDMFFRKYFQLLIQQPFDVARLLTQVGEFQISKTTVDTSKPQPPIILQDKERDATAREGEEEYGYDEEEIDFFPIERKMAEANSTAPITTKETDRSHSELTDISLTIAPQSLHTIDVINALFDQEGIRGLWKANNTTFIYNFLSLSIDTWFTGLFSSFLGVPDPYFMEVINSSDISKSFILALGAGVFTSIILLPVDLIRTRLIVTSFKRKKNAKANGKNRITNTRSLRQLIRCWSWRKNGVSIPLDMWSLTILQSINNSFFNKLFDLVIYNQFHIEKYSQTVIYNTMKFLSKSLELFIKLPLENLLRRCQLNYLLNDQRLSFKVDSTELIVKPKKYNGIWDVIRNNSKTNRGQLWNGWKVGVISLICGYGLQMMNKVEIDMEQEKF, encoded by the coding sequence ATgaacaataataatgtcACGGAGGCAACATCAAGGGCGCAGATACGGCCTTATTATGATCCTGATTCTTTCAATGCGGGGTACAGCGCTGTTTTCAAGCCTGATGAAGGTGTAGTAGATCCGCACGGATACACAATAGCTTCTAAATTAAACGTTATCAACTCATCTCCCGCTACAAAGAGAATGGCTAATGCATTGTTTAAAAGTTCcccaatgaagaaattgtcaaattcaataaacGATGGTTTGTCACTTGAGGGAAGTAATGGTGAAATAACTAGTCTGAATAACTTTGAATGGGCAGAACTGATTAACCTCCAGAAATGGcgaaaaatatttgagCAACTGCTGGATATGTTTTTCaggaaatattttcaattgctcATCCAACAACCTTTTGATGTAGCAAGGCTACTTACCCAAGTGGGTGAGTTTCAAATATCCAAAACCACAGTTGACACGAGTAAACCACAACCACCAATAATCTTGCAGGATAAGGAACGAGATGCTACTGCGAGGGagggagaagaagaatatggTTACGACGAGGAGGAAATAGATTTCTTTCCtatagaaagaaaaatggctGAGGCAAACTCCACTGCTCCTATTACGACCAAAGAGACTGACCGTTCACATTCTGAACTTACCGATATTTCCTTAACTATTGCGCCTCAGTCTTTACATACAATCGACGTAATTAACGCCCTATTTGATCAAGAAGGTATTCGTGGTTTATGGAAGGCCAACAACACGACTTTTATTTACAATTTCCTTTCCCTGAGCATTGATACCTGGTTCACAGGATTATTTTCGTCTTTTTTAGGTGTTCCTGACCCATACTTTATGGAGGTTATAAACTCCTCGGATATTTCTAAGTCTTTCATCCTAGCCTTAGGTGCAGGAGTATTCACCAGTATTATATTGCTACCTGTGGACTTGATAAGAACTAGATTAATAGTTACATCATTtaagagaaagaagaatgcCAAGGCAAATGGAAAGAATAGAATTACAAATACTAGAAGCTTGAGACAGTTAATCAGATGCTGGTCATGGCGTAAAAACGGTGTTTCCATTCCATTAGATATGTGGTCTCTAACCATTCTTCAATCTATCAATAAtagctttttcaataaactATTTGACTTAGTCATTTACAACCAATTCCATATCGAAAAATACTCTCAAACTGTCATTTATAATACGATGAAGTTTTTGTCCAAATCGCTTGAACTATTTATTAAGTTGCCATTGGAGAACCTGCTACGTCGCTGTCAGTTAAACTACCTGTTGAACGATCAGCGGCTATCATTTAAAGTAGATTCTACTGAATTGATAGtaaagccaaaaaaatacaatggCATCTGGGATGTGATAAGAAACAATTCTAAAACGAATAGAGGCCAACTTTGGAACGGTTGGAAAGTTGGCGTTATTAGTTTAATTTGCGGATATGGGTTACAAATGATGAATAAAGTTGAGATCGACATGGAACAAGAGAAGTTCTGA
- the RPL27B gene encoding 60S ribosomal protein eL27 (Ribosomal 60S subunit protein L27B~similar to YDR471W) encodes MAKFLKAGKVAVVVRGRYAGKKVVIVKPHDEGSKSHPFGHALVAGIERYPLKVTKKHGAKKVAKRTKIKPFIKVVNYNHLLPTRYTLDVEAFKSVVSTETFEQPSQREEAKKVVKKAFEERHQAGKNQWFFSKLRF; translated from the exons ATGgctaaatttttgaaagcaGGCAAAGTTG CTGTCGTTGTTCGTGGTCGTTACGCCGGTAAGAAGGTTGTTATCGTTAAGCCACACGATGAGGGTTCCAAATCTCACCCATTCGGTCACGCTTTGGTTGCCGGTATTGAAAGATACCCATTAAAGGTCACCAAGAAACACGGTGCCAAGAAGGTTGCTAAGAGAACTAAGATCAAGCCATTCATCAAGGTCGTCAACTACAATCACTTATTGCCAACCAGATACACTTTGGATGTCGAAGCTTTCAAGAGCGTTGTATCTACTGAAACTTTTGAACAACCATCCCAACGTGAAGAAGCCAAAAAGGTTGTAAAGAAGgcttttgaagaaagacaCCAAGCTGGTAAAAACCAATGGTTCTTCTCCAAGTTGAGATTTTaa
- the TRS31 gene encoding TRAPP subunit TRS31 (Core component of transport protein particle (TRAPP) complexes I-III~similar to YDR472W), with protein sequence MSQRIIQPSASDQQFQGKSDGYEYTVGPKQAITSETSTAYMPSRIYSDSLLFKRQEVSLSAMAFLFQEMISQLHRTCKTTGDFENKLSDYGHDIGIRLLELLNFRASVAPSSLPRASAFLSQGDSSSKLLNASNSSGILSNSSTTTSASANERLQEKQTESLSNYITKMRRRDLKILDILQFIHGTLWSYLFNHVSDDLVKSSERDNEYMIVDNFPTLTQFIPRENVSCEYFVCGIIKGFLFNAGFPCGVTAHRMPQDGHSQRTVYLIQFDRQVLEREGLRFA encoded by the coding sequence ATGTCTCAAAGAATAATCCAACCAAGTGCATCTGATCAGCAATTCCAAGGTAAGTCTGATGGATATGAATACACTGTTGGGCCCAAGCAAGCAATAACAAGCGAAACTTCTACAGCCTATATGCCCTCCAGAATATACTCAGactctcttcttttcaaaaggcAAGAAGTGTCTTTATCAGCAATGgcttttttgtttcaggAAATGATTTCACAGCTGCACAGAACGTGCAAAACTACTGgcgattttgaaaataaattgaGCGATTATGGCCACGACATTGGGATCCGTCTCTTGGAGTTGTTGAACTTTAGAGCTTCCGTCGCTCCGAGTTCTCTTCCTAGGGCGTCTGCTTTCCTTTCACAAGGcgattcttcttcaaagttaTTAAATgcatcaaattcatcagGCATATTGTCTAACTCCAGTACCACGACTTCTGCTTCCGCTAATGAACGACTTCAAGAAAAGCAAACAGAGTCATTGTCCAACTACATTACGAAGATGAGGCGCCGTGATCTGAAAATTCTTGATATACTTCAATTCATTCATGGCACCTTATGGTCGTATCTTTTTAATCACGTAAGTGATGATTTGGTCAAGTCTTCAGAACGTGATAATGAATATATGATAGTAGATAACTTCCCCACCTTAACCCAGTTTATCCCGCGTGAAAACGTTTCTTGTGAGTACTTCGTCTGTGGTATTATTAAAGGGTTCCTATTCAATGCTGGATTCCCGTGTGGCGTTACAGCACATCGAATGCCTCAAGATGGACATAGTCAACGAACCGTGTATTTGATTCAGTTTGACAGGCAAGTGCTTGAACGGGAAGGTTTGAGATTTGCCTAA
- the PRP3 gene encoding U4/U6-U5 snRNP complex subunit PRP3 (Splicing factor~similar to YDR473C): MPPRNTYKKVSSKRQYNTHYEPSFLRREETTNDEGGFQGRGLKTELHSALKSSNLNLIRRNYQTGENPYLSDPHDPSSSSRINRRYERGLKFYKKGEISKRIAEERILQKHQKEKEFEIKLKQEEDEKEKEKLIESGDLPNLKLHEDKFVLNLSKFETYYNNNHGYEWWDTVYLDEKGEVMEKYNMKGTSPVEEKPAGDVDEQDDDDDEHPSIRYVTHPLPEKINEAKVSTKAYLTQHERKRLRRNRRKMVREALEVKIKLGLLPKPEPKVKLSNMMSVYENDQNITDPTAWEKGVKDEVELRKRKHLEENERRREEAIKRRKEAVNMSNEKPTIYYCKVFQFKNLQNPKIRFKLKMNSKELSLKGLCLRIRDDGPGIIIVVGDEKSCKFYENLVMKRIKWNEDFELRTNTGNIKMDMHNNSIAKKWEGYLKDCKFKGWFMKVCNDQDSLIRTLGQFDSEHFYSPVQT, translated from the coding sequence ATGCCTCCACGGAATACGTATAAAAAAGTCAGTTCAAAACGTCAATATAACACACATTATGAGCCAAGTTTCTTACGGCGTGAAGAAACTACCAATGATGAAGGAGGGTTTCAGGGCCGTGGTTTGAAAACAGAGCTTCACTCAGCCTTAAAGTCTTCGAATTTGAATCTAATCCGAAGAAACTATCAAACTGGTGAAAATCCGTATCTAAGTGACCCACATGATCCAAGCTCGTCGAGTAGAATTAATAGGCGTTATGAACGAGGTCTGAAGTTTTACAAAAAGGGAGAAATCAGCAAGAGAATTGCCgaagaaagaatattacAAAAGCATCAGAAGgagaaagaatttgaaataaaaCTAAAACAGGAAGAAGAcgagaaggaaaaagaaaaattaatcgAATCAGGTGATTTGCCCAACTTAAAATTACATGAGGATAAGTTCGTACTAAATTTGTCAAAGTTTGAAACATACTATAATAATAACCATGGCTATGAATGGTGGGACACGGTTTATTTGGATGAGAAGGGTGAGGTGATGGAAAAGTATAACATGAAGGGCACATCGCCCGTCGAAGAAAAGCCAGCAGGCGATGTTGATGAACaagacgatgatgatgatgagcATCCCTCTATAAGATATGTAACACATCCTTTGcctgaaaaaattaacgAGGCGAAGGTATCGACTAAAGCATATCTAACACAGcatgaaaggaaaagattAAGGAGAAATAGAAGGAAGATGGTAAGAGAAGCACTGGAGGTGAAGATTAAGTTAGGACTATTACCTAAGCCTGAACCGAAAGTTAAACTAAGCAACATGATGAGTGTCTACGAGAATGACCAAAACATAACGGATCCAACTGCTTGGGAAAAAGGAGTGAAAGACGAAGTAGAACtcaggaaaagaaagcatttggaagaaaacgaaaggAGACGCGAAGAGGCtattaaaagaagaaaagaagcagtCAATATGAGCAATGAAAAGCCAACAATATACTATTGTAAGGTGTTCCAGTTTAAAAACTTGCAGAACCCAAAAATAAGGTTTAAGTTGAAGATGAACAGTAAAGAGTTATCATTGAAGGGTTTATGCCTTCGCATACGTGACGACGGGCCAGGAATAATCATAGTTGTAGGTGACGAAAAATCGTgcaaattttatgaaaatttggTGATGAAGAGGATAAAATGGAATGAAGACTTCGAGTTGCGCACAAATACTGGTAATATAAAGATGGACATGCATAATAATTCGATAGCGAAGAAGTGGGAAGGCTATTTAAAAGATTGTAAATTTAAAGGCTGGTTTATGAAAGTATGCAATGATCAGGATTCTTTAATACGTACGCTGGGTCAGTTTGATTCGGAGCATTTTTACTCACCAGTTCAAACGTGA
- the JIP4 gene encoding Jip4p (similar to YDR475C), protein MVVRDQDEALRNSYKYVKLYVREDQLEDTVLANQDEDKVTNDDSRSLVSILDSSSSVKKKWKGSNEKYLPCVSFNTVPRTKASSPLDEEKREFPGVQIPGDYTMEEYYDDESGYTSDNNSDYFSGNNYSNKREGSVSPGRYSSPPPASRRNIKIGKMFKISENGKIVREDYPTTPTDINDALVISRAYANWRQLWIKKKNQIDHRLEQKHEFFNYPTILFPPKKKSSTGAAAIIKFNPPIEDGFTPLTKSQKRKERVLNEKVGFPNTPRTILCHISGRRHTWVALDWALRTLIQNTDHIVVLANLPRLTRNNFEDSDSMSERKRMLMMMDDNRSIGSATRSRSRSRSRSICTRRALSLGPEESDNKLKHQSFMEWTSGYTQIEIERKLQDLFDYVTLVIPQDRSVKVTVEILIGKTKKTLLEAINIYLPDFFVSSTLRWERTDNLVRWKSNLLTDKLCTNFPIPTFIVPAKRMFDLEMDLQKQFEDPKAKQENRSSVKPSFSHSKSADASIPTISNLKQKQTNESSIDSLCYTPEINGADDNGRDDASGDELNAFQDDENDVMSVKSLTSNISVKEKLCTMARNRRKIMAQQLNDADHDSSIPPGQRHLKKLDIILESSLKFSLEIDSITDSTGNGDANESRTHSMDSGFEELKRVITGGAPPKHVATQKRSMLDVLDNPTSSRSKSKSRSSSKSRTRDKSKPSSPIATDINSSGSTSRSRSPQIKFASSVKNVDGNAALGAIKSRLSLDSTEDQQRHHHHHRHDADLLSVPGLPQLTPSKSYSVSSGNKDSSLRKVSSSSSLRKVKSNDSNSGKRTKKPVVTSAHLKPNSGGGGLFSFFKGNSRSPSPLRKKDDSKNTPKRSGLFGFRRL, encoded by the coding sequence ATGGTGGTACGAGATCAGGATGAGGCGTTGAGGAATTCCTATAAATACGTTAAGCTGTATGTTAGAGAAGATCAACTGGAGGATACGGTACTCGCTAATCAGGACGAGGACAAGGTCACCAATGATGATAGCCGCAGTCTGGTTTCGATATTGGACTCGAGCAGTTCcgtgaagaagaagtggAAAGGCAGCAATGAGAAATACTTGCCATGCGTGTCTTTCAACACAGTGCCTAGGACGAAGGCATCTTCGCCGTTGGACGAAGAGAAAAGAGAGTTTCCTGGTGTGCAGATCCCTGGAGATTATACAATGGAGGAATATTACGACGACGAAAGTGGTTATACCTCGGACAACAATTCTGACTATTTCTCCGGTAATAACTATTCTAACAAGCGAGAAGGAAGTGTTAGCCCCGGAAGGTACTCTTCTCCACCGCCTGCCTCCAGAAGAAACATCAAAATAGGCAAGATGTTCAAGATTTCCgaaaatggtaaaattGTAAGGGAAGACTACCCTACCACGCCCACGGATATCAATGATGCTCTCGTGATTAGTAGGGCGTATGCCAATTGGAGGCAGCTATggatcaaaaaaaaaaaccagaTAGATCATCGATTAGAGCAAAAGCACGAGTTCTTCAATTATCCAACAATACTCTTTcctccaaaaaaaaaatcgtcTACGGGCGCTGCTGCCATAATAAAATTCAATCCTCCCATAGAAGACGGGTTTACGCCTTTGACCAAGTCCCAAAAGAGGAAAGAGCGTgttttaaatgaaaaagttggCTTCCCGAATACTCCTCGAACAATCCTATGCCACATCAGCGGTAGGAGACATACTTGGGTAGCACTAGACTGGGCCCTACGAACTTTGATTCAGAATACAGACCATATTGTTGTGTTGGCAAACCTGCCCCGCCTGACTAGAAATAATTTCGAAGACAGTGATTCCATGAGTGAGCGAAAAAGAATGCTAATGATGATGGACGACAACAGAAGCATTGGCTCAGCTACGAGATCGAGGTCCAGATCGAGATCGCGGTCCATATGTACAAGAAGGGCACTTTCTTTGGGGCCTGAGGAATCTGACAACAAATTGAAACATCAAAGCTTTATGGAATGGACCTCTGGTTATACACAGATCGAAATAGAACGTAAATTGCAGGATCTATTTGACTACGTTACACTAGTAATTCCACAAGATCGTTCTGTCAAGGTTACTGTGGAAATCTTAATTGGCAAGACTAAAAAAACGCTTCTGGAGGCTATAAACATCTACCTGCCAGATTTCTTCGTATCTAGCACTTTAAGGTGGGAGAGGACAGACAACTTAGTACGTTGGAAATCGAACCTTTTGACAGATAAACTGTGTACCAATTTTCCCATTCCAACGTTCATTGTACCGGCGAAGAGAATGTTCGACTTAGAAATGGATTTGCAAAAGCAGTTTGAAGATCCAAAGGcgaaacaagaaaacagaaGCAGTGTTAAGCCTAGTTTCAGCCATTCCAAGTCAGCAGATGCCAGCATTCCAACTATTTCAAACCTCAAACAGAAGCAAACTAACGAGAGTTCTATAGATTCGCTATGCTATACCCCAGAAATTAATGGTGCTGACGATAATGGCCGGGACGATGCTTCTGGTGATGAGCTTAACGCTTTCCaggatgatgaaaatgatgtcATGTCTGTGAAATCCTTAACCTCTAACATTTCGGTAAAGGAAAAGTTATGTACCATGGCAAGAAATCGTAGGAAGATTATGGCTCAGCAGTTAAATGATGCCGATCATGATTCATCAATACCGCCGGGACAGAGgcatttgaagaaactggACATTATTTTGGAATCTTCATTAAAGTTTTCATTAGAAATCGATAGCATCACTGATAGTACTGGAAATGGAGATGCAAACGAAAGTAGGACACACTCTATGGATTCGGGTTTTGAAGAACTGAAAAGGGTCATCACAGGTGGTGCTCCTCCAAAGCATGTGGCCACTCAGAAGAGATCCATGCTTGATGTTTTGGACAATCCAACTTCATCTAGATCAAAATCCAAATCAAGATCAAGCTCTAAGTCAAGGACAAGAGACAAATCAAAACCAAGTTCCCCCATTGCTACCGATATAAATTCAAGTGGAAGCACGTCTAGGTCACGTTCTCCACAGATCAAGTTTGCATCCAGTGTCAAGAATGTAGATGGTAATGCCGCACTGGGAGCTATTAAATCTAGACTTTCGCTGGACAGTACAGAAGACCAGCAAcgccatcatcatcatcatcgtcatgACGCAGATCTATTGTCGGTTCCAGGCCTTCCCCAATTGACACCTTCAAAGTCTTATAGCGTGAGTTCTGGTAATAAAGATTCATCTTTGAGGAAAGTCAGTAGCTCATCCTCGCTCAGAAAAGTAAAATCCAATGATTCGAACTCTGGTAAACGTACCAAAAAACCGGTCGTAACTTCAGCACACTTAAAACCAAATTCAGGCGGCGGCGGtttattctctttttttaaggGTAATTCGAGATCCCCGTCACCtttgagaaagaaagaCGACAGTAAAAATACACCTAAGCGTAGCGGATTATTTGGGTTCAGAAGGCTGTAG
- a CDS encoding uncharacterized protein (similar to YDR476C), with protein MWDSLIVSINDTHKLGLEDCLAVFGHVPITKAVKHVRLTEIDTQTSTFTLKFLHTETGQNIEKIIYFIDNDTGNDTRTATGIKQIFNRMFRIAAEKRKLSPIQIDTVEYPCTLVDLLILVGVALPPLCYLYRPALHAVFFLVPNPLGSTLKKWLDSDRVLQIIIVAEFLTHALETLIFVVPRLKYYRVPGEFVPEWLLLGLLEGYGPARRLDTKARTLGEGSVN; from the coding sequence ATGTGGGATTCCTTAATTGTAAGCATCAACGATACGCACAAGCTGGGACTGGAGGATTGCCTTGCCGTTTTTGGCCACGTTCCTATCACGAAGGCCGTCAAGCATGTCAGGCTGACGGAGATTGACACGCAGACGTCCACGTTTACACTCAAGTTTCTTCACACAGAAACGGGCCAGAACATCGAGAAAATTATCTACTTTATTGATAATGACACGGGCAATGATACCCGCACTGCTACCGGAATCAAGCAAATCTTCAACCGGATGTTCCGCATCGCTGCGGAGAAGAGGAAGCTGTCCCCCATTCAGATCGACACTGTTGAGTACCCCTGCACTCTAGTTGACTTGTTGATCCTGGTAGGTGTGGCACTACCGCCATTGTGCTACCTCTATCGTCCCGCCCTACACGCTGTCTTCTTCCTGGTCCCGAATCCTTTGGGCTCCACCTTAAAGAAGTGGCTGGACAGTGATCGTGTGCTGCAAATCATCATTGTTGCTGAGTTCCTGACTCACGCCCTGGAAACGCTCATTTTTGTCGTCCCCAGACTCAAGTACTACCGTGTTCCTGGCGAGTTTGTGCCCGAGTGGCTTCTTCTAGGTCTTCTGGAAGGCTACGGCCCTGCGAGACGTCTAGACACTAAGGCCCGCACTCTTGGCGAAGGGTCTGTTAATTAG